Proteins encoded within one genomic window of uncultured Desulfobacter sp.:
- a CDS encoding AAA family ATPase, whose product MENKIEDQIPMIFLCGPPGSGKTTVGAKACQNLELRFIDLSTPEIDEKPLSSQKEICMEAINNRSADVIALPWSFQEDRSVRKWIRSLGALLLLWAHPLDMQARSGRSEPLFTPSPRIKTKGGFGRNGTGCREFRRLNNAADEVLLLIGRSLDEAVDDLEGYIVDIRQEALEPPMVRAGLSDWVDDWYEDYDVRKDIINIVVDAMARYILYLQSEGKSPRTLSGVYSDLQASGMLVMSYDYPEEGTTSEILDLFSFPPWTIEFKRKFSNSPNAIARYERNLEGFANFLKSSK is encoded by the coding sequence ATGGAAAATAAAATTGAAGATCAAATTCCCATGATTTTTCTGTGTGGCCCTCCTGGCTCAGGCAAGACTACCGTAGGCGCGAAAGCATGTCAGAATCTTGAGTTACGATTTATTGACCTGTCCACTCCCGAGATTGATGAAAAGCCGTTGTCCTCGCAAAAGGAAATTTGCATGGAAGCCATTAACAACCGATCTGCCGACGTAATTGCACTACCTTGGTCTTTTCAGGAAGACAGATCAGTTCGGAAATGGATCAGAAGTTTGGGAGCACTGTTACTTTTGTGGGCACATCCTCTTGATATGCAAGCTAGATCAGGACGCTCAGAGCCTCTTTTCACACCTTCACCGAGAATTAAAACAAAGGGTGGATTCGGGAGAAACGGAACTGGATGCCGTGAATTCCGTAGATTGAATAATGCTGCCGATGAAGTTTTACTATTGATAGGCCGTTCTCTTGATGAAGCAGTTGATGATCTTGAGGGCTATATTGTCGATATTCGCCAGGAAGCTTTAGAGCCTCCTATGGTTCGTGCCGGATTAAGCGATTGGGTGGACGATTGGTATGAAGATTACGATGTTCGCAAAGATATCATAAATATTGTTGTGGATGCCATGGCTCGCTATATCCTTTATCTTCAATCTGAGGGGAAATCGCCTCGTACCCTTTCGGGTGTATATAGTGATTTGCAAGCCTCAGGAATGTTAGTCATGTCTTATGATTATCCCGAGGAGGGAACAACTTCTGAGATACTCGATCTTTTTTCGTTTCCGCCTTGGACTATCGAATTTAAAAGAAAATTTTCGAACTCACCCAATGCAATTGCTCGATATGAACGTAATCTGGAGGGGTTTGCCAATTTCCTGAAGAGTTCCAAATAG
- a CDS encoding SEC-C metal-binding domain-containing protein produces MKKNKIGRNDPCHCGSDKKYKKCCYQQKFDLEISNNNIPKIKISEAILKISEPLIRKFPNRKRTTVIIDMAVAAWNMSLVSEDIRENTENKIVELLPKAVDAMGVALIVEQIDILIQKKIEYYNDVKFFIKSYNLSFNDEDQLTLDINSVPFDD; encoded by the coding sequence ATGAAAAAAAATAAGATTGGCAGAAACGATCCTTGTCATTGTGGTAGCGATAAAAAATACAAAAAATGTTGTTACCAACAGAAATTCGATCTTGAGATATCTAATAACAATATCCCTAAAATAAAAATTTCAGAAGCTATTTTAAAAATATCTGAGCCATTGATAAGGAAATTCCCAAACCGTAAACGTACTACTGTTATAATTGACATGGCCGTTGCTGCATGGAATATGTCCTTAGTTTCAGAAGACATCAGAGAAAATACTGAAAATAAAATAGTTGAACTTTTGCCAAAAGCGGTTGATGCAATGGGGGTAGCCTTAATCGTTGAACAGATCGACATATTAATCCAGAAAAAAATTGAATATTATAATGATGTAAAATTTTTTATTAAAAGTTATAATTTATCTTTTAATGATGAAGACCAATTAACTTTGGATATAAACTCTGTTCCTTTTGATGACTAA
- a CDS encoding FAD binding domain-containing protein, with protein sequence MSFADTAGEVTSPQIRNQGTLGGNISQDTRCWYYL encoded by the coding sequence ATGAGCTTTGCCGATACGGCCGGAGAAGTCACCTCTCCCCAGATCCGCAACCAGGGAACACTGGGCGGAAATATCTCACAGGACACCCGCTGCTGGTACTATCTGTAG